The genome window tccagatttttgaaaatttatttgaggtactaataattattagaagttataaagtagatgttttggagaattttagtttaaattctatataggctttttgagtgaatccaattaaaataggttgcacatagattataaaATACGTAAAAAAGTCCTAAAATTTTTGAAGTATCAGAATATACTATTATAAACAGATAAGATGGGAGAGGAACCGAAGCCTACAGTACTTCTGTTGAGTACTGTTCACACATGGATAAGTGAACTGTTTATCTATCTTATGAGACGACGGTAGAGATCTACTTCTGTAAACATTTTTATTCgaagtatatttatttaattatttttcctcatgagagggcggtaaggacagTGTTATCATGGTGGCACCGGCGGACTGCTTACCTATCCTATAAAAGAGCGATAGAtacctattttttaaatatttctatccgaaatatatttatttaattatttaaattagaaaatatataaaaaaaactccacaaGATTGGCGCACGCACTACGCCGCCGATCCAAGGCCCCCAACTCGCCCTCTGCTATAAAAAACGCTCAACACGTAACTACCCCaaccctcccctcctcctccgcctccttcgGACGTTTAGGGGTGCCGGATTCCGGACGGGCGGAGATGCGATCGGGATCCACGCCCGATCCCGGAGGCGCTGTGGGCGACGAGAGCCATGGCACGGCACCGTCGGACTACCTTTCTGTGCCCCCATCGCGGCTGCCCACAGACACATCGCTGCCGCGGCTTCCCCCGTGGGCACCACCGCCGCGGCGTCCCCCGTGGGCACCGCCGCCGGACGTTTCGGGGTGCCGGATTTCCAGACGGGCGGAGATGCGATCGGGATCCACGTCCGATCCCGGAGGCGCTGTGGACGACGAGAGCCATGGCGCCGCATCGTCGGGCTACCTTTCTGGGCCCCCACCGCGGCTGCCGACAGACACATCGCTGTCGCGGCTTCCCCCGTGGGCACCGCCGCTGCGACGTCCCCTGTGGGCACCGCCGCTGCAACGTCCCCCGTGGGCACCGCCGCCTCGGCGTCCCACGtgggcaccgccgccgccggacgtCACGCTCAACACGCAACCACCCCaatcccctcctcctccgccgccggatACCTCGGGGTGCCGGATTTCCGGACGGGCGGAGATGCGATCGGGATCAACGTCCGATCCCGGAGGCGCTGTAGGCGACGAGAGCCATGGCGCAGCACCGTCGGACTACCTTTCTGTGCCCCCATCGCGGCTGCCGACAGACACATCGCTGTCGCGGCTTCCCCCGtgggcaccgccgccgcggcatCCGCCGTGGGGAAGGAAGCCGACGGATGGAAGGACACCCAGCGCATCGCCACCGCAGCATCCCGAAAGGCAGCCGACTAACCTGAAGCGTTCACAAAACTTCAACTCTGACTCGGAGCCGACGCCGGAGAAAAGGACGGAAACCTCGTGCATCCCCATTGCAGAGTCCTCCGCTACCCGCCCAGCAGTTGATAATACGCCAACAACATcggcgaagaggaggagaagagaacCAATCATGTCGAAGAGCAGGAAGAAGGTTCTGGATGATGGCATGGGCCGAGAGGAGGCAGCACAAGAGCACCAACTGGGTGAGGGCGTGGTCCGAGAGGAGGTAGAAGTAGAACAAGAGGAGATGGGCTCGGACTCGGAGTCCTCCGCATGCAGCTCCCCGCTCCGTGAGCCGCAGCCTCCACTCGTACCTATCTGGACGAGTCCTGCCGGGGAAGTGTACCACGGCTTAACTCGTGATCGAGCGGCTTTGAACAACTACAACCACGCTTATCGCAAGtatgaggagaagcaaggtcCGTTTTATTTCTATGTTTAAATCAAGAGCAAAGAGTTACTTGTGCACTTGTAACGTAAGACCACAGATTTATAATTCTTTGCTCAAAACCACAGGCACTAGGGCTGCGTAACAACATAGCCACAAGTACACCCCGGTTACACTCGCACTCGCAAGCACTTGTCTCCCCTAGGTGGATTATGTGGACAATACATGGAAAAATGGCAATTAAAATCATGAACAACATAGCTGGGTTGGATCGGTTGGTTGGAATTAGGGATTAATGTTTGGGTGGTCACACTCGCACTCGCAAGCACTTGCCTCCCCTAGTTGGATTTTGTGGACAATACGTGGAAAAATGGCAATTAAAATCATGAACAGCATAGCTGGGTTGGGTCGGTTGGTTTGGATTAGGGATTAATGTTTGGAGGAATGCATGGCTGGATGGAATACTTAAAAGGTGTTTAAGTTTTGTCTTAATAACTTTTGAGTCATCAAAGGTGCTTGCATGTGTACATTAGAGCATATTGGTTGTATTTCTAATGTGCAGTTCTTAGGGAACATTATGTTCCTGATTTTGTGTAAAGAAACGTATGGTTTTCTGTTACACAATCTCAGTTCCTGCGATTTTGTGCAAAAAGTTCTAAAATATGTGGTTTTGTGTTACAAGCGCACAAGTACCTGGTGTTTCTTGAAATTTGCTCTTAAATCAACTAAGATGTTAATTAAGTTTACCCGAAGTCTTTTATGACTTATCAAATATTTGTTTGTATACAGCTCGTCAAGAAAAATTACTGACACTTAGGCCATCTCACTCTGTTTCAAGTATTATGGAGTGTTATAGTCCAAAACAGAAGAAGACATTTCTAAGAGTTGCCAAATCAGTCTTGAAACTTTCAGCCTACCTTGGTAATGTTCTAAACTTCGTTTCTCTCAATAGAAATATAGATTGATGCAATTTGTTAATTTTATCTGTATATGCAGATGACAAAGAAATTAATCAGTGCACCGGTCTGATTCTTGAGTGGGATGAAGTAAAGGGATCCGGTATCATTCTCACTTCAGCCTGGCTCATTTGCACGAAGAAAACATTTGATGATTGGTCGGAGAAGGAATATGCTCCCGAGGCGAAGGTAGTCCGCTCCTTCTCCTCTGTTGTATTTTGTAGACCTACCCAATACAAGAGAAAAGAACACCTTTTATGCAAAATGGCTTGGGTCGGTATGTTTTGGCCCCTCAAAGGTGATATCATTCGTTGCTGTCCACACTCCACGCCGCCCAACTGAAAGCTGCAAACCCAACACAACTACTGATCTGAACCTGGAAGCCTTTGCACTGCCCATTGCACAAATTGTCGTATTAATATTATGTTTATCAATGCATCCAAAGCAATGACCAATTACAGAGATGGTTAATACTTCTAGCCTGGTCACACATTGATCAGTTTTTATTACCTTGCCATCCTCTTCTAGCCTAATGATCCCTTGTAAGGATTGAGTTCCAAGATATCAACCACAAGAAGAACTCGATCTTCATTGGTAAATTGTATTCCCACATCTTCAGTTTTGGGTATCTGAAGCTGCCCATGCAATGTATTGTACATTGGCATGACTGTATACTTCCTCTTCGAGTCCCATTACCATAACAATCCATCATTCATCAGTTAGGTTGTATTGCTCTACCTTTGTATTAGCTGATACAATCTGTCCATGTTTTCTGTTGATAAGTGTCTTCTGAAGCTGACAGGATTAGTACCGTCAACCACCTTATTTACTGTAGCCTCATGATTAGTTGCAAAATATAATTCAGGATACGTTAGTCCTAACTCTTGACCCATCCAGGTATCTCCCAAGAATCCGACTATACTACCTGTACCTATTTTCCAATATCCTTCATATAACATAGTTCTCAGGTTTAAAATATCACCCCAGCTAGGAGAATCTGACTTTTTGTGCTCGAGTTGAAAACAAGAGTTGCCATGCAAATACTGCAAGATTATGCTGTCAATTATCAGTCCCAACCTATCTGTGACgacttttgtgatgattttaggCAGCTAGGTCAGTATTGCTGAATTCTGGCTGCTTCTTTCCTTCTGGAAGTAATGTGATGACTCCGTAATTTAATCGAGCAATGTCTAAGTCACCtttattaagaagaaaaaaactgcTGCTTGGGATCACCCTGAATCACATCCCAACAGAATTGATAAAATTccagatagaaaaaaaaaagaattgatGAAATTCTGCTATGAACTCATCAGGGCCCACACTTTGTTTTTCTGCATACTGAACactgcctcctccacctcgtcaACAGTGAATTGTTTGATGACTGCATTAAACTTTTCTGCATATGTTGGATGACTGAATCAAAATTCATTGTATTCTTTTCTGAACTGAAACAAATGATATTGAAGTCTCCTCCAGCAATCAATGGGAAAGGAGCATGGTGACAGAAAGAAGCTAATCCAGTCAGGAATTTATCCTTCTGAACAGCTTGGGTAGCTCCATATACATTTAGAAGATACCATTTCACCTTCAACTGAGTGTGATACACATTGGTTGGTGCTCTCCTTTTTTTTCGTAGAGGAACCTAACCTCTTCTTCTTGGAAGAACTAATCCTCCTCTTTCCTTTTAATTGATGGAACAAATCCATCAAACAAAGATTGTCATCCTCCTCCAAAGATGCAATAGCTTCTGTTACAGATCCTTCACCATCATCTTATAGTAACAACACTTCTTTTTTTGCAGTATAAAGTAATATAGAATTAACATTTTCGAACGCTTGAAGAATACACAGACTAGGTCAAATATAAATTGTAGAGATAGAAATCACTTATATACCAGGATCACTCATGATGCTTGAAGTATCAGGATAAGAGGGGgatggggagagagaggggctcTTAGGGTTGCGTTAGGCTGTGTTGTGCCAGCCCATGCTTATCTGATCACACATGACATAGGGATATACGCCCTCGATTCTCCTAGGTGTGCCACGGATATTGACAGTTTCCTCACACAATAGTGTTACCATCGAATTTGTATTTGGAAGTACTTCTTGTATTGTCATGATTTTGTacttagaaaaaataaatgaacAGTCAAAGTGTGCATTATGGAAATGAGCAGAGTATCTTTCACATTATTTGCTTTTAATCTACTATTTCTTTTTAACTTCAGGTCATGGTTCACCTTTTTGATGGCTCAACTTTAGAAGGTCAATTGCTATACTTCAGCGAGCATTATGACATTGCCTTCTATAGAGTTTCTGGAGGCTCGCACTTGCAGATTTCACCCCTGGAAACCAATTTGGAGTATGAACAGAACTTATGTGTGCTAGCCAGGGATAAGAAGATGGATTTGATTTGTAAGACGGTCCAAGTGAAGTATTTAGACCCATGTGAATATCAACATAATCACTATCTATTCATCAGCGATTCTATTCCTAAGGTTATGattatatttattcttttgatttgTTTTTACCTAATAATTATAGTTTTCCACGATTTAAATCCTACTCTGTATGCAGTGCGGAAGTGGAGGTGCATTGACAGATTTTAATGGAAAACTTGTGGGGCTGCTATTTAGCATGCTGCCACTTACTGCTTTCATTCCAAGTTCTCTCATTCTCAAGTGTTCAGGATTGTTGAGAAAATTCGGGTATGTACCATCACCACCACTAACTGCAATATTTTGGGTAGTAGAGAATTGCGGATAGCATTCTAGTATAAGAGGTTGCAGAGATGTAAATGatgtttattttcatttttaattGATGATGCTTATTTTGAATATGTGTTAATTATATCTGTACAATACATTTAATATATAATCATAACGACATAACCTTTTGTAGGCGACTTGCTCGACCCCAGCTTGGCTTCAAGCTGAGGACAGTGGGTTTTTTAGACACGTCACATATTGAGTCTCTGTCCCGTAACTACGGTGTCACCTCTGGTCTCATCGTAGGAGAGGTATGCCTACTTGATTAAGTCATTTATTTTTGCATTTAAgttagattatttttatatatgccactaaggtagtgtttggttggagagcgaggtgggatgggatgattccattcatgtatttagggatgggatgggatggtccagaatcagatgtttgtttggtgggtgggatggaACGACTCCATTTTAGATTTCGGGCCCACCGTCAGTGACCCGTCCCAAGTGGGATGGCTGCGTTCAGTCTTTTTTCTGGAACGGATCCGTcccgaatctttgaagaatattctctgattcagaaccatcccatcccactgaactccaaccaaacagctcaaaaacaGGATGGATCCGCTCCGTCCCACCTCAtcccacgaaccaaacactacctaagttCTCAACATTTAAATATACACATATGTTCCGCAACATTGCATAAGTTAACAAAGCACAATTTTCACAAATTTAGGGTCCACTACCCTATACCAATCTACCATTTCTCCTCGACTTGGTACGCTGGATGGAATGCTGCTTTTAGTAGTTTTTATCACTCCCTGAACTTTGATCCGATcttcaaatttaattttgaaCTATGAAACCAAATATATTTTACCATAAACTTTACAATACCACCTAAATTTCACCATAAGCTATGAAACCAGATATATTTCACTCTGAGCTTTACAATACTCAAATAACACCTTAACCGATTTTGGAGGACGGTTTTGCCTATGTGATGGGTATGCATGAATGTTTTTGCCACAAGGGCATGCTGACATGGCTGATTTAGTCCAGTTCACCGTCCATCTTACAGAGACGTGGCAGCATAGACACTGGCAGCAGCCCGTGTTAACTCGACTAGACATTGAATAATAATGAAGCAACATGACTGAGTCAATATATGGCAAAACCAGttggaaaaaaagagaataaaaacaagattaagtgACATGTAGCACAGACCCCGGCGGCAGCCCGTGTTAGCTCAGCTAGACGTCAAATGATGATGAAGcaacatgatcaagtcaataCATGCCAAAACCActtggaaaaaagaagaagaaaaacaagattAAGTGGTATATCCaaagaaccaaacacacttgTCTTTAAGATTATACGCATCCACCAAGCTAGACTGGGAAAAAttcgagcaaccaaacacacccttaaacATAGCTTAACCGTCAATGCAGACTTGCCACATAGGTAAAACCACCCTTCAAAATTGGCTAAGGTGTTATTTGAGTAGTATTGTAAAGTTTAGGGTTAAATATATCCGGTTTCGTAGTTCAGTGTGAAATTTGAGTGGTATTGTAAAGTTCGGTATGAAACATATTTGGTTTCCTAGTTCAAGATGAAACATATTTGGTTTTCTAGTTCAGGATAAAATTTGAGTGGTATTGTAAAGTTTAGAGTGAAATATATCTGGTTTCATAATTCAGGATGAAATTTAAAGATCAAACCAAACTTCAGGGGTGATATGTAGTTTTCCCTTTTAAAATTGGGTTGGCTTGGATTACTTAGATGTAAATCAAACCAGTGAAAATGCTTTCTAACATTAGATATATCTCTTTTGAAATTCTACTAGGTTTCGGCAGAATCTGTTGCAGAGAGACTTGGCATTAGAGTTGGTGATGTTATTCTTTCATGCCAAGGAGAGAGTCTTTCAAGTGTAACTCAGGTATAGATCTCAGTCCTTGTTGGCCTTCTTTTGAGAGGTCTGGATCCCAGCCCAGCCAATCCAAACAAGGCCTAAAAGTCTACATCTGTTCCAATTTATTTTACAGTAATTTGATTGTGCATTTTTGTTTCAGTGGGAAGAAATACTACTCGGTATTGGCGAAAGGCATCTTGAAAAGAGCAATGATCTCAGCTTGAAAGTTGATGTTGAGGTAAACCTCTAGCTGCATACAAAGCATGTCAAAAACCGTATCATTGTATCTGTGTGGGTTAGGATTATGGATTGGAGATGATCCCTTTCATGCCATTGTGCTAAACTAGAATCCCTGATCCACCACTGCAGTATCACCTGTCTCTTCAATGCCACCGAGCTTAAATTGTAATCCCCTCAACGCCTCTACTGTTTGATCTGTTAGGGCTGACTGCTAGTCAATCTGCAAAATGACCATCCTCTCCTCCTTCGCTGTTCGTTCTTCTTTATTCTATTGATCAAGTCGAAATCAAGCAACAACTATATGGATTGCACATTTTATCGACCAGCTATAGACCCCAAAAAACTGTTCCTTTTTGGCTTCATAGGTTGGTGTATTTCTTGTGCGCAAGCGTACCCAGAGAGTCATCCATTTAACTGTGGAATTGTCTGATGGTATTGAAGTCTTTCACTCAGGTAATATGCCTTTCCCTTATCATGTTGTTATAGCGTTAAGCACAGGATGATTATCTTTCCGCCTTTCCACCGCCTCTATGTTGTTGCTATTTGTTGTCCTCGTGATGCTTACTGCCTTTTTCTCCCCCTTCCAGGGTCGTAGCAGCTTTGATAGGGCGGCATGTTAATGCAGGACACGAGTTGCTTCGCAACGATAACTGATGTCTCTTCCCAAGTCCATATAATACATTCTTATGGTAGATGAATAAGCTAGATGCACAAATGTTTGCGGTAATCAATGTACCTTGCAAATCATATTTGTGTATATTCCAAAAATACTGCTGTTAAGTTTTTTTAGGCGGATATTTGTGCACTGCTATACAAGCCACGTGCTATCATGGCCATGTATCATGCCTTATGTCTTGCGGCTTGCGGTGCAATCAGATGTACCACTCGCTCATATTATATGATTCGGAGTTTACCTTCGGACACAAATATGATTGTTTGCAGTCTTGGTTATGAATACAGAATGAATAAAGATCGAATTGAATAAGGTAATGATTATCTAGCCAGATATTTCTTTTAAGAGTTGTGTCTTGTACAAATGCAAATTGTTATGGTAATGGTACGTTCTTGTCAGAGACATCGACGTGTAAGCAGCAAATGATATATATGGAAAATAGATTTACATGGATAATAACATCAGAAAAGAAAGTTTCTCCTATGAAGAAAAACAATAACACCAGGCAAGTCAATGCTCCAAGTTGCTTTTCAAGCAACAAACCATGGAGTAAAGAATAATTATGTCAAACATTTACAAACATCGGCTAACGCTGCATCATTCTATCACAGGCAATTCCAACCCCTTTTACCTACCAAGTGTACAAAAATCTACTGAATGTCCTCAAGAAAAAAACCCTTTGCCTAATGAAGATTACCCAAAGAATCCAATAAAACACAGCCAATGATGAAAGCTCGCCAACCCTACTAACTACACGTGCTAATCTCTATCCTAAACAAGTCCACGAAATTTCTTTCTGGCACCAGGAGTAGAGATCATGAAGATCTGCGAAGCATAGATGATACTGATCAAATAATGTTTAAattggtgaaaaaatatatttagctAAATAATCTCGAAAGCTGAGAACATGGAAGCCTGATCATTCCTCTGGTAGAAAGAAAAACTTACCAGTACCTGACCCGATCATTGGCAGGGGGAGATGAAGATTCGAATGAAGCTCGCAGCGGCCTGTTCACAAATGGGTGCTCCAAAAGTTGTGATGCAGAAGGCCGTTTCTCTGGATCAACTCTTACACACTGGCCAATGAAATCTTGAGCTTCTTTTGACAGGTAGCTGGGAATAGGAGGTTGTTCCCCTCTTCCAATCATGAAGAAAGCATTTGTCTACAAGTAGCCAAGTAACTTTAGCGGATAGATGGAGGCCAGTATTGAGACCAATGAGTTAGACAGAAAATTATTAAGGAAGAAGCAAATTTAGATAAATATGATCTCATGCACTAGCAAATGCGATATCCTGACCCAAAAGTGCTCAAAAATCAAGACCTTGAGTGAGGCAGCAGCGGGTCCAATAAATCTTTCTAGCCACAAGGATATAATTGATGTAATTTCATATAGCCACAAGGATATAATTGATGTAATTCCAATATATTACACGAGTTGCAATAGACTGGCTTGGAAGGAAAATAAACAACGGGTTCCCTCTATTCTGCCCCATCCCAATTCACTTATTTAACAGAAAAAGGAATATTTCCTTTAAAAACAAACAGAAAAGGGGGAAGCTGTTAACATCCTAGTGCTTCCTCATTGCAAAATCAAATAGAGAACATAAGTTTTTCTGCAACGTAATTTCTACACTCATTCAAACTTTTAATATTCTAATCATCAAATACGGCCTAACACAATAAAGAAAATTTAGGGCCTGTTCGGTTCATATACTAACTTTGCTACCATTTGCCACAATTTTTTGCCACACTCGCCTAAGGTTAGTCGATCAAAATCTTCATCACACTTTGGCACGCCTAAAGGAATCTTCCACACTTTTTTGAGTCACTGACGCGTGGGACCATAGTAACAGGAAGATAATCTTGTCAAATTGTGGCTACAATAGTAGCAGGAAGAGAATCTTGCCACAATCttgcaagtacatgaaaaaaTATGGGGTAAATCAATATCACATAACCATAAACTATAAAGTTGAAACATGACATACCCACTCCACATTAGGAAACGGTACTTGACGGGTTAGCATTTCCAACACAGTGCAGCCAAGGCTCCATATATCAGCTGAAGGACCATACATTTTTTTAGGATTAATAACCTGGAAATGAGAAGGTGCATTCACTTCTGGTCAAGAGATACCACACAAGTATTGTTCAAATGTGGAAAAATAACATCAAAATGGAACATGCTCACTACAAAGAATGATAGTTACATAAAAGTAATAAGAAATGCTAAATTGTAACTCTTACCTCAGGTGCCATCCAGTAAACACTTCCTTTGCATGATCTTAGCATATTAATTTTTGACATCTGAAATTGAACGAGGAAACTACCACCATAAGACAATTTGTCATTGAGAACGTGCAAAAAACTGAGCAGGACGAAGGCTAACCTCCTTTGCCAATCCAAAATCTGCAAGCTTTACAGATCCATTTGCATGAACCAATATATTGGCGCATTTGATATCTCTGGATACGAGGCAATTGTTTCAGCTCACCGAAAGTAATGTATCAAATGGACATATCCCATGCCCCCAAAAAGGAATGAACAGCATTAAGAAAGACAACACACTATCTGATTTATAATGTTTCACAACTATCAGTACCAAGTTAGCTTGTATGTTTAGCCAAGTTTTTGAACAATCCAAAAAAGACTGCCTTTTGCCAGGTTCCGATAAGTAATTTAAGTTTGTCATTGATCTGGAGTACCCAAAACGCTGATTATGAGCTAACCAAGCGCTCAGGTGCTCACTCTAACAGGACTAACCTACATATGCTTACAACCTATGGTAATACTTCGTTGTCAGAAAGGTTAACTCCATCTCAATTTGTGTTAGTGGGCCTCTTCAAGGGTTCACAGCCCAAACTCCGTAGTGTTTAAGACACTTATAAACT of Phragmites australis chromosome 3, lpPhrAust1.1, whole genome shotgun sequence contains these proteins:
- the LOC133913117 gene encoding uncharacterized protein LOC133913117; this encodes MRSGSTPDPGGAVGDESHGTAPSDYLSVPPSRLPTDTSLPRLPPWAPPPRRPPWAPPPDVSGCRISRRAEMRSGSTSDPGGAVDDESHGAASSGYLSGPPPRLPTDTSLSRLPPWAPPLRRPLWAPPLQRPPWAPPPRRPTWAPPPPDVTLNTQPPQSPPPPPPDTSGCRISGRAEMRSGSTSDPGGAVGDESHGAAPSDYLSVPPSRLPTDTSLSRLPPWAPPPRHPPWGRKPTDGRTPSASPPQHPERQPTNLKRSQNFNSDSEPTPEKRTETSCIPIAESSATRPAVDNTPTTSAKRRRREPIMSKSRKKVLDDGMGREEAAQEHQLGEGVVREEVEVEQEEMGSDSESSACSSPLREPQPPLVPIWTSPAGEVYHGLTRDRAALNNYNHAYRKYEEKQARQEKLLTLRPSHSVSSIMECYSPKQKKTFLRVAKSVLKLSAYLDDKEINQCTGLILEWDEVKGSGIILTSAWLICTKKTFDDWSEKEYAPEAKVMVHLFDGSTLEGQLLYFSEHYDIAFYRVSGGSHLQISPLETNLEYEQNLCVLARDKKMDLICKTVQVKYLDPCEYQHNHYLFISDSIPKCGSGGALTDFNGKLVGLLFSMLPLTAFIPSSLILKCSGLLRKFGRLARPQLGFKLRTVGFLDTSHIESLSRNYGVTSGLIVGEVSAESVAERLGIRVGDVILSCQGESLSSVTQWEEILLGIGERHLEKSNDLSLKVDVEVGVFLVRKRTQRVIHLTVELSDGIEVFHSGS